A portion of the Poecilia reticulata strain Guanapo linkage group LG23, Guppy_female_1.0+MT, whole genome shotgun sequence genome contains these proteins:
- the cerk gene encoding ceramide kinase gives MENQDKIICSELFQKQRKVEVVLYPAVLAWKEIEKSSKRSSGTSESEHSQTVKVCEIVAVHKTEDEADAQARSHPKKINQPSQQYPYAFTVSYVRRTRQHLWCCADVTFHCADQQICEQWIQVANEQLSLLTNRPKNLLVYINPYGGKRRGERIYEQKVAPVFRRAGIFTDVIVTERANHARDHLKTEANLDDYDGVVCVGGDGMFSEILHGLVTRIQTDHGVDQNQPDAELVPCSLRIGIIPAGSTDCICFATQGTNDPVTSALHIVVGDSQPMDVCSVHHNGVFLKYSVSLLGYGFYGDVLTDSERNRWLGPARYDLSGFKTFLSHNYYGGTVSFLPADDNVGHPRDKLQCRSGCRICQHKHSSKDEHDEASEEKEKAAEDSDRGWSVIHGKFIAINSASMSCACPRSPKGLSPFAHLADGTTDLILVRKCSRLDFFRHLLRHTNNDDQFDHWFVEVHRVRKFRFQPGHPDLAPLEDASEHPESPDLSPISSLQETYDDRTAESSWNCDGEILHHTAIQVSVQCQLIRLFARGIEEQQDAEVAV, from the exons AACACAGCCAGACTGTTAAAGTGTGTGAAATTGTGGCAGTTCACAAGACAGAAGACGAAGCTGACGCACAAGCCAGGAGCCATCCGAAGAAGATAAACCAGCCCTCTCAGCAGTATCCCTATGCATTCACAG TTTCTTACGTGAGGAGGACCAGGCAACACCTGTGGTGTTGCGCCGACGTCACCTTTCACTGCGCCGACCAGCAGATCTGCGAGCAGTGGATCCAAGTTGCAAACGAGCAGCTATCATTACTCA CCAACCGACCCAAGAACCTGCTGGTGTACATCAATCCGTACGGAGGGAAGCGGCGCGGGGAGCGCATTTACGAGCAGAAGGTGGCTCCGGTGTTCCGGCGGGCCGGCATCTTTACAGACGTGATTG TTACAGAGCGCGCTAATCATGCCAGGGACCACTTGAAAACGGAGGCCAATCTAGACGATTATGATGG ggtggtgtgtgtgggtggagACGGGATGTTTAGCGAGATCCTGCACGGCCTGGTGACCAGGATCCAGACGGACCACGGTGTGGACCAGAACCAACCGGATGCTGAGCTGGTGCCGTGCTCTCTGCGTATTGGGATTATTCCTGCAG GGTCGACTGACTGTATCTGCTTTGCTACTCAGGGAACAAACGATCCAGTTACATCTGCCTTGCACATCGTTGTTG GCGATTCACAGCCAATGGATGTATGTTCGGTTCATCATAACGGCGTCTTCCTCAAATATTCGGTCTCTTTGCTTGGGTATGGTTTCTACGGCGATGTTTTGACGGACAGTGAGAGGAATAGGTGGCTTGGTCCTGCAAGATACGACCTGTCAG ggtttaaaacctttttgtcCCACAACTACTACGGTGGGACGGTTTCTTTCCTGCCAGCAGACGACAACGTGGGGCATCCGAGAGACAAGCTGCAGTGTCGATCTGG GTGTCGCATCTGTCAGCACAAGCACTCATCAAAAGACGAGCACGACGAGGCGTCGGAGGAGAAGGAAAAGGCGGCTGAAG ATAGCGATAGAGGCTGGAGTGTGATCCACGGCAAGTTTATTGCCATCAACTCGGCCAGCATGAGCTGCGCGTGTCCTCGGAGTCCGAAAGGCCTGTCGCCCTTCGCCCACCTTGCCGACGGCACCACCGACCTGATCCTGGTCAGGAAGTGTTCCCGTCTGGACTTCTTCAGACATCTTCTTCGACACACCAACAACGACGACCAG tttgACCACTGGTTCGTGGAGGTCCACAGGGTGAGAAAGTTTCGCTTCCAGCCAGGGCATCCGGACTTGGCTCCTCTGGAAGACGCCAGCGAACATCCAGAGAGTCCAGACCTCAGTCCCATCTCCTCTCTCCAAGAAACCTACGACGACCGCACCGCCGAGAGCAGCTGGAACTGCGACGGGGAAATCCTGCATCACACCGCCATTCAAGTCAG TGTCCAGTGTCAGCTGATCAGGCTGTTTGCTCGGGGAATCGAGGAGCAGCAAGACGCAGAGGTGGCCGTGTGA